In Panicum virgatum strain AP13 chromosome 4N, P.virgatum_v5, whole genome shotgun sequence, a single window of DNA contains:
- the LOC120671176 gene encoding cellulose synthase A catalytic subunit 5 [UDP-forming]-like isoform X2, whose product MDAGGLGFLVAGSRREFVVLNVDDFSKQGSSQGCPDYICQICGDDIDILQEENEYFVACNECAFPVCRTCYEYERQEGTQVCPRCKTRYKRHKGSPRVHGDEEEEGSDDIESEFASSIAGRSSTVHPYRVSVAESSINSWDIDSVSITNSGISVHFYEEHVGTPTNHHALVAHPNTGEIMRYNPLQTRPINPKRDLTLYGYGSVAWKNRVEWKRKQQHKIQKVSSDGEGSDLNDFDGHRDIPKCAESKQQLSRKLPIPSSKINPYRIVIILRLAILALFFHYRIQNPVHDAYWLWLTSVICEIWFAFSWILDQFPKWYPIMRETYLDRLSLRYEKEGKPSELAPIDIFVSTVDPVKEPPLITANTVLSILAVDYPVDKVCCYVSDDGAAMLTFEALTETCLFARKWVPFCKKHKIEPRAPEWYFAQKIDYLREKVHPEFVRERRAMKREYEEFKVRINTVVANSHKVPEGGWVLPEGAPWHGNNVRDHAGMVQVITGHDCVMDDAGNKLPWLVYVSREKRPGYDHHKKAGALNALLRTSAILSNAPFVLNVDCDHYINNSKALREAMCFLMDPVLGEKNCYVQFPQRFDGIDQHDRYSNHNVVFFDINMKGLDGIQGPIYVGTGCVFRRHALYGYDAPTATKPPSKTCNCWSMSCCLYCGSKRKCLKAKKKKEKQKKVKCRDASKKVHALEVTGKENAILVPQEKFENRFGQSQAFLASTLQESGEACRFDMLKSLDDCMHVLSCGYENKTQWGKEVGWIYGSVTEDILTGFKMHCHGWRSVYCMPRRPAFKGSAPINLTDRLHQVLRWALGSVEIFLSKHCPIWYGYQCGLKPLERLSYINSVIYPWTSIPLIIYCGLPAFCLLSGKFMVPEMNIYSSILFIALFVSIAATSILEMQWGGVGIDDWWRNEQFWVIGGVSSHLFALCQGLLKVLGGVNTKFRVTLKGGDTNEFSELYEFKWTWLLVPPMTLLLLNVIGVLAGVSKAITDGYDSWGPLLGKLFFSVWVILHLQPFLKGVMGKQDRVPTIIVVFSVLLAAIFSLLWVRVNPFTIKFDGPVLEVCGLECE is encoded by the exons ATGGACGCTGGAGGGCTCGGCTTCCTCGTCGCGGGCTCCCGGCGCGAGTTCGTCGTCCTCAACGTCGACGATTTCTCCAAG CAAGGATCTTCACAAGGCTGTCCAGATTATATTTGTCAGATATGCGGAGATGATATTGACATATTACAAGAAGAAAACGAGTATTTCGTCGCATGCAATGAGTGTGCTTTCCCTGTTTGCCGCACCTGTTACGAGTATGAGCGTCAGGAGGGCACACAAGTATGCCCTCGGTGCAAGACCCGGTACAAACGCCACAAAG GTAGTCCTCGAGTCCAtggagatgaggaagaagaaggttcAGATGACATTGAGAGCGAGTTTGCTTCCAGTATAGCTGGACGATCAAGTACAGTGCATCCATACCGTGTCTCAGTTGCAGAAAGCTCCATCAACTCATGGGACATCGATAGTGTCAGTATTACAAATAGTGGAATAAGTGTCCATTTCTATGAAGAG CACGTAGGAACTCCAACAAATCATCATGCTCTTGTTGCGCACCCTAACACTGGAGAGATTATGCGCTATAATCCCT TGCAAACAAGACCGATAAATCCTAAAAGAGACCTCACACTGTATGGCTATGGATCTGTTGCCTGGAAGAACAGAGTTGAATGGAAAAGAAAGCAACAACACAAAATCCAGAAGGTTTCATCTGATGGTGAAGGATCTGACCTAAATGATTTTGATGGCCATCGTGATATTCCGAA GTGTGCTGAAAGCAAGCAACAACTATCAAGGAAGTTACCTATTCCATCTAGCAAAATAAACCCTTACAGGATTGTAATAATTTTGCGGCTGGCCATTCTTGCCTTATTTTTCCACTATCGGATTCAGAATCCTGTTCATGATGCGTACTGGTTATGGTTGACTTCAGTTATTTGTGAAATTTGGTTCGCCTTTTCATGGATTTTGGACCAATTTCCCAAGTGGTACCCAATAATGAGAGAAACATACTTGGATAGATTATCATTACG GTATGAGAAGGAAGGAAAACCATCAGAGCTGGCTCCAATTGATATATTTGTCAGTACAGTTGATCCAGTGAAGGAACCTCCTTTAATTACTGCAAACACAGTTCTGTCCATATTGGCTGTGGATTATCCTGTTGATAAAGTTTGTTGCTACGTGTCGGATGATGGTGCTGCAATGCTTACTTTTGAAGCACTTACAGAAACATGTCTATTTGCACGAAAGTGGGTCCCTTTCTGTAAGAAGCACAAAATTGAGCCTCGGGCTCCTGAATGGTATTTTGCTCAGAAAATTGACTATCTGAGAGAAAAGGTGCATCCAGAATTTGTTCGAGAACGTCGGGCAATGAAG AGAGAATATGAAGAATTTAAGGTTCGTATAAACACAGTGGTTGCTAATTCACATAAAGTTCCTGAGGGAGGATGGGTTCTGCCAGAAGGAGCTCCATGGCATGGAAATAATGTTCGAGACCATGCTGGAATGGTCCAG GTCATCACCGGCCATGATTGTGTTATGGATGATGCTGGAAATAAGTTGCCTTGGTTGGTCTATGTTTCACGAGAGAAAAGGCCTGGATATGATCACCATAAAAAGGCCGGTGCCTTGAATGCATTG CTGCGAACATCAGCAATTCTCTCAAATGCACCTTTTGTCCTGAATGTGGATTGTGACCACTATATCAACAATAGCAAAGCACTAAGGGAGGCAATGTGTTTTCTGATGGACCCAGTTTTGGGAGAAAAAAATTGTTATGTTCAATTTCCACAGAGATTTGATGGCATTGATCAACACGACAGATATTCAAACCACAATGTTGTGTTTTTTGAT ATTAACATGAAAGGTCTTGATGGGATCCAAGGACCAATATATGTCGGGACAGGTTGTGTTTTCAGAAGACATGCTTTGTATGGATATGATGCCCCAACTGCAACAAAGCCTCCTAGCAAGACGTGCAACTGCTGGTCTATGTCATGCTGCTTGTACTGCGGATCAAAAAGAAAATGTTTGAAAgctaagaaaaagaaagaaaaacaaaagaaagtgaAATGCAGGGATGCATCTAAGAAAGTACATGCTTTGGAAGTAACTG GCAAAGAAAATGCAATTCTGGTGCCCCAAGAAAAGTTTGAGAACAGATTTGGGCAGTCACAAGCATTTTTGGCTTCAACACTGCAAGAGAGTGGTGAAGCTTGTCGCTTTGACATGCTCAAAAGTCTTGATGATTGCATGCATGTACTAAGTTGCGGGTACGAGAATAAGACACAATGGGGGAAAGAG GTTGGTTGGATTTACGGATCTGTCACTGAGGATATCCTCACAGGCTTCAAGATGCATTGCCATGGTTGGCGGTCTGTTTACTGCATGCCGAGGAGACCAGCATTCAAGGGATCAGCTCCTATCAATCTTACTGACCGTCTCCATCAAGTTCTAAGATGGGCACTTGGCTCTGTGGAGATCTTTCTTAGCAAGCACTGCCCTATATGGTATGGGTATCAATGTGGTCTGAAACCATTGGAGAGATTGTCATATATCAACTCTGTCATCTATCCATGGACATCAATTCCGTTGATAATATACTGTGGTTTGCCAGCCTTTTGCCTCTTATCAGGGAAGTTTATGGTGCCTGAG ATGAATATCTATTCGAGCATATTGTTCATAGCTCTGTTTGTCTCCATAGCAGCTACCAGCATCCTTGAGATGCAGTGGGGTGGAGTAGGCATCGATGATTGGTGGAGAAATGAGCAGTTTTGGGTTATTGGTGGTGTCTCCTCGCACCTCTTTGCTCTGTGCCAAGGGCTTCTTAAGGTTCTTGGCGGTGTGAACACTAAGTTCAGGGTGACTCTGAAGGGAGGTGACACGAATGAGTTCTCGGAGCTGTATGAGTTCAAGTGGACCTGGCTATTGGTTCCTCCAATGACATTGCTCTTGCTCAACGTTATTGGAGTCTTGGCCGGTGTATCCAAGGCAATCACGGATGGATACGATTCTTGGGGCCCGCTGCTCGGCAAGCTGTTCTTCTCCGTCTGGGTTATCCTTCATCTCCAGCCTTTCCTCAAGGGCGTGATGGGTAAGCAGGACAGGGTGCCGACCATCATTGTTGTATTCTCAGTGCTATTAGCAGCCATATTCTCTCTTTTGTGGGTCCGTGTAAATCCGTTCACCATCAAGTTTGATGGGCCGGTTCTAGAGGTCTGTGGCTTGGAATGTGAATGA
- the LOC120671176 gene encoding cellulose synthase A catalytic subunit 5 [UDP-forming]-like isoform X1, which translates to MDAGGLGFLVAGSRREFVVLNVDDFSKQGSSQGCPDYICQICGDDIDILQEENEYFVACNECAFPVCRTCYEYERQEGTQVCPRCKTRYKRHKGSPRVHGDEEEEGSDDIESEFASSIAGRSSTVHPYRVSVAESSINSWDIDSVSITNSGISVHFYEEHVGTPTNHHALVAHPNTGEIMRYNPLQTRPINPKRDLTLYGYGSVAWKNRVEWKRKQQHKIQKVSSDGEGSDLNDFDGHRDIPKCAESKQQLSRKLPIPSSKINPYRIVIILRLAILALFFHYRIQNPVHDAYWLWLTSVICEIWFAFSWILDQFPKWYPIMRETYLDRLSLRYEKEGKPSELAPIDIFVSTVDPVKEPPLITANTVLSILAVDYPVDKVCCYVSDDGAAMLTFEALTETCLFARKWVPFCKKHKIEPRAPEWYFAQKIDYLREKVHPEFVRERRAMKREYEEFKVRINTVVANSHKVPEGGWVLPEGAPWHGNNVRDHAGMVQVITGHDCVMDDAGNKLPWLVYVSREKRPGYDHHKKAGALNALLRTSAILSNAPFVLNVDCDHYINNSKALREAMCFLMDPVLGEKNCYVQFPQRFDGIDQHDRYSNHNVVFFDINMKGLDGIQGPIYVGTGCVFRRHALYGYDAPTATKPPSKTCNCWSMSCCLYCGSKRKCLKAKKKKEKQKKVKCRDASKKVHALEVTEIGKENAILVPQEKFENRFGQSQAFLASTLQESGEACRFDMLKSLDDCMHVLSCGYENKTQWGKEVGWIYGSVTEDILTGFKMHCHGWRSVYCMPRRPAFKGSAPINLTDRLHQVLRWALGSVEIFLSKHCPIWYGYQCGLKPLERLSYINSVIYPWTSIPLIIYCGLPAFCLLSGKFMVPEMNIYSSILFIALFVSIAATSILEMQWGGVGIDDWWRNEQFWVIGGVSSHLFALCQGLLKVLGGVNTKFRVTLKGGDTNEFSELYEFKWTWLLVPPMTLLLLNVIGVLAGVSKAITDGYDSWGPLLGKLFFSVWVILHLQPFLKGVMGKQDRVPTIIVVFSVLLAAIFSLLWVRVNPFTIKFDGPVLEVCGLECE; encoded by the exons ATGGACGCTGGAGGGCTCGGCTTCCTCGTCGCGGGCTCCCGGCGCGAGTTCGTCGTCCTCAACGTCGACGATTTCTCCAAG CAAGGATCTTCACAAGGCTGTCCAGATTATATTTGTCAGATATGCGGAGATGATATTGACATATTACAAGAAGAAAACGAGTATTTCGTCGCATGCAATGAGTGTGCTTTCCCTGTTTGCCGCACCTGTTACGAGTATGAGCGTCAGGAGGGCACACAAGTATGCCCTCGGTGCAAGACCCGGTACAAACGCCACAAAG GTAGTCCTCGAGTCCAtggagatgaggaagaagaaggttcAGATGACATTGAGAGCGAGTTTGCTTCCAGTATAGCTGGACGATCAAGTACAGTGCATCCATACCGTGTCTCAGTTGCAGAAAGCTCCATCAACTCATGGGACATCGATAGTGTCAGTATTACAAATAGTGGAATAAGTGTCCATTTCTATGAAGAG CACGTAGGAACTCCAACAAATCATCATGCTCTTGTTGCGCACCCTAACACTGGAGAGATTATGCGCTATAATCCCT TGCAAACAAGACCGATAAATCCTAAAAGAGACCTCACACTGTATGGCTATGGATCTGTTGCCTGGAAGAACAGAGTTGAATGGAAAAGAAAGCAACAACACAAAATCCAGAAGGTTTCATCTGATGGTGAAGGATCTGACCTAAATGATTTTGATGGCCATCGTGATATTCCGAA GTGTGCTGAAAGCAAGCAACAACTATCAAGGAAGTTACCTATTCCATCTAGCAAAATAAACCCTTACAGGATTGTAATAATTTTGCGGCTGGCCATTCTTGCCTTATTTTTCCACTATCGGATTCAGAATCCTGTTCATGATGCGTACTGGTTATGGTTGACTTCAGTTATTTGTGAAATTTGGTTCGCCTTTTCATGGATTTTGGACCAATTTCCCAAGTGGTACCCAATAATGAGAGAAACATACTTGGATAGATTATCATTACG GTATGAGAAGGAAGGAAAACCATCAGAGCTGGCTCCAATTGATATATTTGTCAGTACAGTTGATCCAGTGAAGGAACCTCCTTTAATTACTGCAAACACAGTTCTGTCCATATTGGCTGTGGATTATCCTGTTGATAAAGTTTGTTGCTACGTGTCGGATGATGGTGCTGCAATGCTTACTTTTGAAGCACTTACAGAAACATGTCTATTTGCACGAAAGTGGGTCCCTTTCTGTAAGAAGCACAAAATTGAGCCTCGGGCTCCTGAATGGTATTTTGCTCAGAAAATTGACTATCTGAGAGAAAAGGTGCATCCAGAATTTGTTCGAGAACGTCGGGCAATGAAG AGAGAATATGAAGAATTTAAGGTTCGTATAAACACAGTGGTTGCTAATTCACATAAAGTTCCTGAGGGAGGATGGGTTCTGCCAGAAGGAGCTCCATGGCATGGAAATAATGTTCGAGACCATGCTGGAATGGTCCAG GTCATCACCGGCCATGATTGTGTTATGGATGATGCTGGAAATAAGTTGCCTTGGTTGGTCTATGTTTCACGAGAGAAAAGGCCTGGATATGATCACCATAAAAAGGCCGGTGCCTTGAATGCATTG CTGCGAACATCAGCAATTCTCTCAAATGCACCTTTTGTCCTGAATGTGGATTGTGACCACTATATCAACAATAGCAAAGCACTAAGGGAGGCAATGTGTTTTCTGATGGACCCAGTTTTGGGAGAAAAAAATTGTTATGTTCAATTTCCACAGAGATTTGATGGCATTGATCAACACGACAGATATTCAAACCACAATGTTGTGTTTTTTGAT ATTAACATGAAAGGTCTTGATGGGATCCAAGGACCAATATATGTCGGGACAGGTTGTGTTTTCAGAAGACATGCTTTGTATGGATATGATGCCCCAACTGCAACAAAGCCTCCTAGCAAGACGTGCAACTGCTGGTCTATGTCATGCTGCTTGTACTGCGGATCAAAAAGAAAATGTTTGAAAgctaagaaaaagaaagaaaaacaaaagaaagtgaAATGCAGGGATGCATCTAAGAAAGTACATGCTTTGGAAGTAACTG AAATAGGCAAAGAAAATGCAATTCTGGTGCCCCAAGAAAAGTTTGAGAACAGATTTGGGCAGTCACAAGCATTTTTGGCTTCAACACTGCAAGAGAGTGGTGAAGCTTGTCGCTTTGACATGCTCAAAAGTCTTGATGATTGCATGCATGTACTAAGTTGCGGGTACGAGAATAAGACACAATGGGGGAAAGAG GTTGGTTGGATTTACGGATCTGTCACTGAGGATATCCTCACAGGCTTCAAGATGCATTGCCATGGTTGGCGGTCTGTTTACTGCATGCCGAGGAGACCAGCATTCAAGGGATCAGCTCCTATCAATCTTACTGACCGTCTCCATCAAGTTCTAAGATGGGCACTTGGCTCTGTGGAGATCTTTCTTAGCAAGCACTGCCCTATATGGTATGGGTATCAATGTGGTCTGAAACCATTGGAGAGATTGTCATATATCAACTCTGTCATCTATCCATGGACATCAATTCCGTTGATAATATACTGTGGTTTGCCAGCCTTTTGCCTCTTATCAGGGAAGTTTATGGTGCCTGAG ATGAATATCTATTCGAGCATATTGTTCATAGCTCTGTTTGTCTCCATAGCAGCTACCAGCATCCTTGAGATGCAGTGGGGTGGAGTAGGCATCGATGATTGGTGGAGAAATGAGCAGTTTTGGGTTATTGGTGGTGTCTCCTCGCACCTCTTTGCTCTGTGCCAAGGGCTTCTTAAGGTTCTTGGCGGTGTGAACACTAAGTTCAGGGTGACTCTGAAGGGAGGTGACACGAATGAGTTCTCGGAGCTGTATGAGTTCAAGTGGACCTGGCTATTGGTTCCTCCAATGACATTGCTCTTGCTCAACGTTATTGGAGTCTTGGCCGGTGTATCCAAGGCAATCACGGATGGATACGATTCTTGGGGCCCGCTGCTCGGCAAGCTGTTCTTCTCCGTCTGGGTTATCCTTCATCTCCAGCCTTTCCTCAAGGGCGTGATGGGTAAGCAGGACAGGGTGCCGACCATCATTGTTGTATTCTCAGTGCTATTAGCAGCCATATTCTCTCTTTTGTGGGTCCGTGTAAATCCGTTCACCATCAAGTTTGATGGGCCGGTTCTAGAGGTCTGTGGCTTGGAATGTGAATGA